From a single Vibrio chagasii genomic region:
- a CDS encoding RidA family protein — protein sequence MSSDIIKISRNTENAPLNNVSTQTVAFSHYNNFSAQLPIVPKTGQIVIGDIKVQAMQCLNNMKAIIESIDHVMDDVVKINIFVKNVSDMEAIDEVYKGFFSNSLPTRTVVGVAALPMSDALVQMDALISNGEGTTPQAPCALVKVSRNTDKAPQSALSTQTAAFSHYNNLSAQLPIDVNTGELVPGGITEQTTQCLANIRTILESIGHVMNDVVKTTIYLKDIEDAEKVNEACAKFFPSYVPARTIVQASELPMGALVQIDTSVSHGDGTPPQLPEDTCLLVIEANNTAKAPFMPYSHTVAFSHYNHISGQLPIDPKTHEVVAGGIKEQAEQCLKNIKAIIESVDHCMDDTVKINIQLKDISDIDAVNEVYTTFFNADLPARTVVGVSEIPMNALIQIDAVVSNCEGTPPQDVIA from the coding sequence ATGAGTAGCGATATCATTAAAATTTCAAGAAATACTGAAAATGCGCCACTAAATAATGTATCTACACAAACAGTTGCTTTTTCTCATTACAATAATTTCTCTGCTCAATTACCCATTGTTCCTAAAACAGGTCAAATAGTCATCGGTGATATTAAAGTTCAAGCAATGCAATGTTTGAATAATATGAAAGCGATTATTGAAAGTATCGACCATGTGATGGATGACGTGGTGAAAATTAATATCTTCGTTAAGAACGTTTCCGATATGGAAGCTATCGATGAAGTTTACAAGGGCTTCTTTAGTAATAGCCTTCCGACACGCACAGTGGTTGGTGTTGCAGCTCTGCCAATGAGCGATGCGCTAGTTCAAATGGACGCGCTTATCTCGAATGGTGAAGGTACAACACCACAGGCACCATGTGCGTTAGTTAAGGTATCAAGAAATACGGATAAAGCCCCTCAGAGTGCTTTGTCTACTCAGACTGCGGCTTTTTCTCACTACAATAATCTTTCGGCTCAATTACCGATTGATGTGAATACTGGTGAGTTGGTTCCAGGTGGAATCACAGAGCAAACAACTCAATGTTTAGCAAACATTAGAACGATTCTAGAAAGCATTGGCCATGTTATGAATGATGTGGTGAAAACCACGATTTACCTAAAAGATATCGAAGATGCAGAAAAGGTAAACGAAGCTTGTGCTAAGTTCTTCCCAAGTTACGTTCCAGCGCGAACGATTGTGCAGGCATCTGAATTACCAATGGGCGCTTTAGTCCAAATCGATACCTCAGTTTCACATGGCGATGGCACACCGCCACAACTGCCAGAAGATACTTGCTTACTGGTTATTGAAGCAAATAACACTGCTAAAGCACCATTCATGCCTTATTCGCACACCGTTGCTTTTTCTCACTACAACCATATTTCAGGTCAACTTCCTATAGATCCGAAAACCCATGAAGTGGTTGCTGGTGGTATTAAAGAGCAAGCTGAACAGTGTCTTAAGAATATTAAGGCGATCATTGAAAGTGTTGACCATTGCATGGACGATACGGTGAAAATTAATATACAACTTAAAGATATTTCAGATATTGATGCGGTGAACGAGGTTTATACTACATTCTTTAATGCTGACTTACCGGCAAGAACGGTGGTTGGGGTTTCAGAGATTCCTATGAATGCATTAATCCAAATTGATGCCGTCGTATCTAACTGCGAAGGTACACCTCCACAAGATGTTATTGCTTAA